In Juglans microcarpa x Juglans regia isolate MS1-56 chromosome 4S, Jm3101_v1.0, whole genome shotgun sequence, a single window of DNA contains:
- the LOC121263208 gene encoding NADH dehydrogenase [ubiquinone] 1 beta subcomplex subunit 2-like: MGGGHGEGTTYKGFTVHHPKRWHALTGKGLCAVMWFWVLYRAKQDGPVVLGWRHPWEGHDDHSNGHRHEH, encoded by the exons ATGGGGGGTGGCCATGGAGAGGGCACGACGTACAAGGGATTCACAGTGCATCACCCGAAGCGTTGGCACGCGCTCACCGGGAAGGGCTTGTGCGCTGTCATGTG GTTTTGGGTGCTCTATAGGGCCAAGCAAGATGGGCCGGTAGTATTG GGCTGGCGGCATCCATGGGAGGGTCACGACGATCATTCTAATGGCCACAGGCATGAACATTAG